From Eriocheir sinensis breed Jianghai 21 chromosome 37, ASM2467909v1, whole genome shotgun sequence, one genomic window encodes:
- the LOC127008454 gene encoding uncharacterized protein LOC127008454: MTHKTPPRPRVTHETPPRPRVTHETPPRPRVTYETPPRPRVTYETPPRPRVTHTTPPRPRVTHTTPPRPRMTHKTPPRPRVTHETPPRPRVTHETPPRPRVTHETPPRPRVTYETQPRPRVTHEIPSQPRVTNETPPRPRVAHETPPWPRVTHETPARPRVTHETPPRPRVAHETPPRPRVAHETPPRPRVAHETPPRPRVAHDTPARPRVAHEHRPALCDMKHRPGPV, encoded by the coding sequence ATGACTCATAAAACACCGCCCCGGCCCCGTGTGACGCATGAAACACCGCCCCGGCCCCGTGTGACGCATGAAACACCGCCCCGGCCCCGGGTGACGTATGAAACACCGCCCCGGCCCCGGGTGACGTATGAAACACCGCCCCGGCCCCGTGTGACACATACTACACCGCCCCGTCCCCGTGTGACGCATACTACACCGCCCCGTCCCCGTATGACGCATAAAACACCGCCCCGGCCCCGTGTGACGCATGAAACACCGCCCCGGCCCCGTGTGACGCATGAAACACCGCCCCGGCCCCGTGTGACGCATGAAACACCGCCCCGGCCCCGGGTGACGTATGAAACACAGCCCCGGCCCCGTGTGACGCATGAAATACCCTCTCAGCCCCGTGTGACGAATGAAACACCGCCCCGTCCCCGTGTGGCGCATGAAACACCGCCCTGGCCCCGTGTGACGCATGAAACACCGGCCCGGCCCCGTGTGACGCATGAAACACCGCCCCGGCCCCGTGTGGCGCATGAAACACCGCCCCGGCCCCGTGTGGCGCATGAAACACCGCCCCGGCCCCGTGTGGCGCATGAAACACCGCCCCGGCCCCGAGTGGCGCATGACACACCGGCCCGTCCCCGTGTGGCGCATGAACACCGCCCGGCCCTGTGTGACATGAAACACCGGCCCGGCCCCGTGTGA